From a single Labrus bergylta chromosome 14, fLabBer1.1, whole genome shotgun sequence genomic region:
- the skp1 gene encoding S-phase kinase-associated protein 1 — translation MPTIKLQSSDGEIFEVDVEIAKQSVTIKTMLEDLGMDDEGDDDPVPLPNVNAAILKKVIQWCTHHKDDPPPPEDDENKEKRTDDIPVWDQEFLKVDQGTLFELILAANYLDIKGLLDVTCKTVANMIKGKTPEEIRKTFNIKNDFTEEEEAQVRKENQWCEEK, via the exons ATGCCCACGATAAAATTACAGAGCTCTGATGGGGAAATCTTCGAGGTCGATGTTGAGATCGCCAAACAGTCTGTCACTATTAAGACCATGTTAGAAg ATTTGGGAATGGACGATGAAGGAGACGATGATCCAGTTCCCCTCCCTAATGTGAATGCAGCCATCCTTAAGAAG gtgattCAGTGGTGCACTCATCACAAAGatgaccctcctcctcctgaggaTGATGAGAACAAGGAGAAAAGAACAGATGACATTCCTGTTTGGGACCAGGAGTTCCTCAAAGTGGACCAAGGCACCTTGTTTGAACTCATTCTG GCCGCCAACTATTTGGACATCAAAGGCCTGTTAGATGTCACCTGCAAGACGGTGGCTAACATGATCAAAGGCAAAACCCCAGAGGAGATCAGGAAGACTTTCAAcatcaaaaatgattttacagaggaggaggaagcccAG GTACGCAAAGAGAACCAGTGGTGTGAAGAGAAGTAA
- the ppp2cab gene encoding serine/threonine-protein phosphatase 2A catalytic subunit alpha isoform, producing MDEKAFTKEIDQWIEQLNECKQLSEGQVKALCEKAKEILTKESNVQEVRCPVTVCGDVHGQFHDLMELFKIGGKSPDTNYLFMGDYVDRGYYSVETVTLLVALKVRFRERITILRGNHESRQITQVYGFYDECLRKYGNANVWKYFTDLFDYLPLTALVDSQIFCLHGGLSPSIDTLDHIRALDRLQEVPHEGPMCDLLWSDPDDRGGWGISPRGAGYTFGQDISETFNHANRLTLVSRAHQLVMEGYNWCHERNVVTIFSAPNYCYRCGNQAAIMELDDTLKYSFLQFDPAPRRGEPHVTRRTPDYFL from the exons ATGGACGAAAAGGCGTTCACGAAAGAGATAGATCAGTGGATCGAGCAGCTCAACGAGTGCAAGCAGCTGTCGGAGGGACAAGTTAAAGCACTGTGTGAAAAG gcaAAGGAGATCCTGACCAAAGAGTCAAATGTCCAGGAGGTGAGATGTCCGGTGACAGTGTGTGGGGACGTGCACGGCCAGTTCCACGATCTCATGGAGCTGTTTAAGATCGGAGGGAAATCTCCAGACACAAACTATTTGTTTATGGGAGACTACGTAGACAGAGGGTACTACTCTGTAGAAACCGTCACTTTATTAGTAGCACTTAAA GTACGCTTTCGTGAGCGTATCACAATCCTTAGAGGGAACCACGAGAGCAGACAGATCACACAAGTGTACGGCTTCTATGACGAGTGCCTACGGAAATATGGAAACGCCAATGTTTGGAAGTACTTCACAGACCTGTTCGACTATTTGCCCCTCACTGCCTTGGTAGACTCTCAG ATTTTCTGCCTCCATGGAGGCCTGTCACCGTCCATAGATACTTTGGATCACATCAGAGCACTGGACCGTTTACAGGAAGTACCACATGAG GGTCCCATGTGTGACCTGCTATGGTCAGACCCTGATGACCGAGGTGGCTGGGGCATCTCCCCTCGAGGAGCCGGCTACACCTTTGGCCAGGACATCTCCGAGACTTTCAACCACGCCAACCGCCTCACACTGGTGTCCCGTGCCCACCAGCTGGTTATGGAG GGTTACAACTGGTGCCATGAGAGGAATGTAGTGACAATATTTAGTGCTCCCAACTACTGCTACCGCTGTGGCAACCAGGCAGCTATCATGGAACTAGACGATACCCTGAAATATTCATT CTTGCAGTTTGATCCCGCCCCCCGCAGAGGAGAGCCACATGTCACTCGCCGCACCCCAGATTACTTCCTGTGA